The Acidimicrobiales bacterium DNA window GTGGCCACCCGCCGGAGGCGGAGGAGGTGGGCGCCGCCCCCCAGGGCCCGGCCCAGGTCGTCGACGAGGGACCGGACGTAGGTCCCCGACGAGCACGCCACCTCGAAGCGGTACACGGGGCCGCCGGCGAGGCCGACGCTGAAGCGGTCGACGACCACGGACCGGGCGGGCCGGTCCACGGTGCGCCCCTCCCGGGCCAGCTGATGGAGGCGGCGGCCCCCCACCTGGACGGCCGACACCATCGGCGGGACCTGCTGCTGGGGGCCGGTGAGGCGCCCGGCGGCGGCGGCCACCTCCGCCGGCCCGACCCGGCTCATGTCCCAGGTCCCGGTCACCTCCCCGGAGGCGTCGAGGGTGGAGGTGGCGGTGCCGAGGACCAGCTCCCCCTCGTAGGCCTTCGGCAGGGCGGTCAGGAAGCGGAGGAGCCGGGTGGCCCGCCCCACCCCGATCAGCAGCAACCCGGTGGCGTCCGGGTCGAGGGTGCCGCCGTGGCCGACCCGGCGCTCCCCGATCAGCTTGCGGCAGCGCGCCACCACGTCGTGGGAGGTCCACCCCGCCGGCTTGTCGACGGGCAGCCAGCCGTCCCGGGCCACCGGCCGGCGCTCAGCCGCTGGCGGCCACGGCCCGGCGGACGGCTTCGGCCGCCTCGCGTACGGTCCCGTGCCACACGAACCCCGAGGCGAACCGGTGCCCCCCGCCGCCGAGGGCTATGGCCACGGCGCCGACGTCGGTCTCGTCGACGGAGCGCAGCGACACCCGGACCCCTTCCGGGGACTCCTTGGCCACCATCGCCACCCGGGCCTCGGCGGTCCGGCGGACCAGGTCGATGAGTCCCTCGGTCTCGTCCAGGCCGACCCCGTGGCGGGCCAGGTCCTCCTGGGTCACCCAGGCGAAGACCATTCCGGTGTCGGCGTCGAGCTCCGCTCGGGCCAGGACGTCGGACACGAGCCGCAGGTAGGTGAAGCGGTGCTTCTCGAACAGCTCCCGGGTCATGAAGGCGATCGGGAGCTCGAACCCGGCCAGCTCCTCGGCCAGGGCAAAGACCTCCGGCGTCGTGTTCGAGTACTGGAACCTCCCGGTGTCGGTGACCAGGCCGGTGTAGATGCACAGCGCCGCGTCCCGGTTCAGCGCCCACCCCAGCCGGCGGGCCAGGGTCCGCACGATCACGGCCGTGGCGGCGGCGTCGGGGTCGATGACGTTGATCGACCCGTACCGCGTGTTGCTGGCGTGGTGATCCACGACGATCAGCTCACCGGCGGCCCGGGCGGCGGGCACCAGCGAGCCGAGCCGGTCGATCGACCCGCTGTCGAAGGTCACCATCACCTCGGGGGCGTCCGGGAAGTCGGCGGCCTTGGTGACCGAGTCGAGCCCGGGCAGGAAGGCGTAGTGCGGCGCCACCTGCTGGGGCTCGGGCCACGACACCAGCGTCGGCCGCCCGTGGGCGCCGGCCAGGTGGTGCATGGCGAACATCGATCCGAGGGCGTCACCGTCGGGCCAGACGTGGCAGGCCAGGGCCACGAGCGAGGCCCCCTCGATGGCGGCCACGGCCCGGTCCAGCGCCTCGTCGACGTCGGCGCTCACCGGTCC harbors:
- the truB gene encoding tRNA pseudouridine(55) synthase TruB, coding for MARDGWLPVDKPAGWTSHDVVARCRKLIGERRVGHGGTLDPDATGLLLIGVGRATRLLRFLTALPKAYEGELVLGTATSTLDASGEVTGTWDMSRVGPAEVAAAAGRLTGPQQQVPPMVSAVQVGGRRLHQLAREGRTVDRPARSVVVDRFSVGLAGGPVYRFEVACSSGTYVRSLVDDLGRALGGGAHLLRLRRVATGPFLVADAVPLDDVTPDAVRPAAGAVSFLDQVV
- a CDS encoding bifunctional oligoribonuclease/PAP phosphatase NrnA, which codes for MSADVDEALDRAVAAIEGASLVALACHVWPDGDALGSMFAMHHLAGAHGRPTLVSWPEPQQVAPHYAFLPGLDSVTKAADFPDAPEVMVTFDSGSIDRLGSLVPAARAAGELIVVDHHASNTRYGSINVIDPDAAATAVIVRTLARRLGWALNRDAALCIYTGLVTDTGRFQYSNTTPEVFALAEELAGFELPIAFMTRELFEKHRFTYLRLVSDVLARAELDADTGMVFAWVTQEDLARHGVGLDETEGLIDLVRRTAEARVAMVAKESPEGVRVSLRSVDETDVGAVAIALGGGGHRFASGFVWHGTVREAAEAVRRAVAASG